In Babesia bovis T2Bo chromosome 3, whole genome shotgun sequence, the genomic window ACAAGTCAGTGGTTTCATCCCACCCATATAATGTGTCCATTCGGCTACGGAAAGATTTCAATGATGCCAAGTCAATTTGAAATTCATTGTTTTGATGAAGCTCCATACTGTAACGTAAACCTAATAGATGCGGAACATTTTCATGAGAATTGAGATTATGACCATCCACGTTGCACTTAGGCATGCTCCTGAGGCGAGAATAAAATGAATCAATAGACCCTCTTTTCATAGTCACCACAATAAAAGGGGATGCGTGCATCAACGCATCTTGGTTGACAGGATAACTCAATTTGAAACGCCATGCGTACTCACGTAAATTAGCATTCTTGATCCTAAAGAAGcttatatatcatagatTATGACCTACTTAGATATTACTGGTGACGAATCAATTGGACTCCAGACGCCATCTAGTTTAGAGCGTGAATCTGTGTATAGATAATAGAATCTACAACCACACAAACCTTTGGAAGTGCCTGCTATAATATAGCTCTCACTTGGGCTTAAGTTCACGGGTTCATTAAAATAGAATAAAATACTCCCACTCTTACTACAATAATAGCAATTAACTACATAATAAGGTAAAGCATTGCGACGATATAATAACCAGTCAAAGTGTTCCCAAACACACTGGTCGTTGGGATCCGTGTATATCCCTTCACGGATAACTTTCAACTCAGACGCCAACGAACCCTGAGTTTCGCTCAAATGACTACGGTGATACCAGGCCGAACTGTTTGAAAAGTCTTTATCAATCAGCTTTGAAAACTCTGAATAACACAATCTATCCGTAGGTGAATCATTGTCACtagatatatcactttCCAACAACTTGAGATAATGACGAACGTAATTCACGTGACCCCAACCATGGAAATTACGACCGTCCTTGTTGAACAATAACATACATAGCGATAATTCTTTGTTCAATAAGTCAATTAGACCATCAGGGCGCAAACTAAACAACATAGTCAAAACCCACAATCGATGCTGCCAAACAGCAAAAGATTTTGGAGAATTCTTTAATATACTCATAAGCATATTCAGCTCAGAAAACAATAATGTCTTTAGATGCTCCCTATCTGAACGGTGTCTTAAGAAGTAATTCTTACGATAATGCCATGATGGATAAAACTCTGGCATGAAATCAATAATGTCAGTCGATAAAGCAAACATGCGATCTGCCTCGCTTTCATCATTGAATATACTGGAATCGGATGTCTCATCGTCGCTATTACGAACACTAGATACAAATGAATCCAACAACTTGAAGCCCTTGGATAACTTCAAGGTATAAGCCTCCTTCTCCTCAGGAGTCTTGTAAACGTCTTCCTTACGAATCCCATGCATTTTAGTAATAatccatgatatataacctTTTTATATCACAGAAGTAATGCAACCATAACAAAATTTAGACCGTCGCAAGAGGAAGCAATATTTACTACGTTACTATTACGAATAAGAACAAATTATGCCATACCACTATGGAATATTCCACGAAATGCAAATATCCACTGGATGACACGATAGTTCAATTCTATGTGTATCAACACAAGATGATTTTCTGTCCTAAAGAAGATAATAAAAGGAACTATGTAACACCACTGCTACATTTGAGCGGCATAGAAGCAGTTACAGCACGCTAATTAACGAGGTAACTCCAATATGGAACACTTTTGTACAATCAATAAAAAGCGTAAACTATCACAAACAGGTTATTTAATCGTTCAACCAGATTATAAGTGCAATACCAGGTGACACTATcagttacacatcaaaggaaggaaaaacatatatagcacaCATCTGAAAAATAATCGAACAAGCATACCTGTAATAATTCAAGGAGCTAAATAGTCTCAAAAATAtaagtatatatgaattaGATTCTATAGTGTCAACTGTATTTAACATTAAGGCCGTGGAACTCCAGCTACACATAAATTCTATCATTAAATACTAACTCTAGTTAGTTCATATAAATAATTTTTTAATTGGATAAAAAATACGTCAAACACAGAAATAAGTAACTAGTTTTCCAGACATTGTCGCGATGATCGAATAACCAAGGAACAGGTTGAACAGTAAGAATACGCTTAGTGATATGCATTAAAGCATACACTTGCAATATGAAATCGGAATCATTGGGAGTGTGTCGCAACAAGTGTCGatcatggatatatctGACAGAGTAAGGGCACTCTCAGAGGAGCCCAGACGCATAGAGGTCGTCAAACTGGAGGCTTACCACGTATTGTCTGCTGTAAAGGACTATCTCAGGAACAATGCTTACACTTCTAGCTTAGTCCCCGTACTAGGATCAGATAATAGCGCTGGAAAGGCATTGCAAGATGTATCCCTTACCAGATGCTTCAAGCAACTTATCATGAAAGGCGTACCTACGGAAGACATCTTTTtagatatcgcaaactTGAAACCCTTCTTAGATGTCATGAAAATGTGTGATACCAAACAAAGTAAGCTTATCATATTGTGCGCCGAAGCCATCTCAAAGTTCACGCATTGCGAAAACTTAAAGTTTGGCCATAAAAACGCACCAAAGGTACTGAACACAGTTTTTGAAGAAATTATGGCATTGTTCACCACAAACATAGAACCAAAGGATGATCTTCTTACGCTGAAAATATTGAAGACTTTACACGATATACTCTGTTGCAAAGGAGGTAACTTGATCACCAATGAGAATATATGCATCATGCTAAAGATGATAGTTACTCTGCTTACAGCTAGACATCGCAATGTTAGCATAAGGAAGCTTATACATGATGAGGTTGTTAACCTTCTTCATGCGGCCTTGGGGCATTATGACCAAAATACGCTGAAGCTTCACAATATGAAAGCACTGTCTAGAAGAGTTAGTAGCACattcatcttcatcagCATGATGTTATCTCAAACAATAACGCAACATCCATTCACATTCCATGCGGAAGATTCATTCCTCTCCCACGAAGATAAGGAAACGGTAAAGAGGTTCAGACATGACTTTGCTGTGCTGTCACAGAATGTAACGTCGTTCTCGTCATTATGGCATGAATTCTGTAATGATGTATGCATAGTAGGGTTGGAAACGTTGAATAAAACAATGGAATTCGGCTCATTAAACAAACGGCAATTTGTTGTGGTACTACCGATAGTGCAAGTTTTCATGGCTAACTCTATATATCGCATGTGCTTCACAGATTCCTTGAGTCTATATTCACTTGTGCTAAGAACATTGAAGAATATGCTCTTCTTTTTCAGGACACATATGAAAGCGCAAATGGAAGCGCAGCTGACACATATCATCAACTCAGTGATTATTCACCGCAATGCCACTAAAAGTGTATCTGTAAAGACGGATATCATGGAAATGAGTATGGAATTTATTGTTGATATGTGCCACAACACACAACTAATCATGGAATTATATGCTAATTACGATTGTGATGTTAGGTGCGCAAATATGGCCGATGTATTAATCAGGGGTATCATCTCATGCCTTGTGCCTTATTATGACCTGGAAAATAATACCTACCATGGAGACAATCATAAACATAGGCACAACAACTTTAAGGCCAACCACAAACGTAAAACTGGATCTAGTAGCGCTAAGACACCAAGTGAAAACAATACTTCAATGAATGTCGAATACATGGCAATTTCCGGAATACAAGGTGTCTTGCGTGCTTTGGAAAGCAGCAAAATGGAAATAAGCGTGGAAAATGGTCAACTTCAACACTTTGGTAAACTAAAACTGTGGAAGGATACATTACGAAGGGCGGCTGAAGTATTCAATACCACTAAACTAGGAGATGACTGGATACCGCTAGTAAAGGACCTAGGCCTCTTACCGCAGTATCATGAACCAAAGGATGTGGCC contains:
- a CDS encoding Protein prenyltransferase alpha subunit repeat family protein; protein product: MHGIRKEDVYKTPEEKEAYTLKLSKGFKLLDSFVSSVRNSDDETSDSSIFNDESEADRMFALSTDIIDFMPEFYPSWHYRKNYFLRHRSDREHLKTLLFSELNMLMSILKNSPKSFAVWQHRLWVLTMLFSLRPDGLIDLLNKELSLCMLLFNKDGRNFHGWGHVNYVRHYLKLLESDISSDNDSPTDRLCYSEFSKLIDKDFSNSSAWYHRSHLSETQGSLASELKVIREGIYTDPNDQCVWEHFDWLLYRRNALPYYVVNCYYCSKSGSILFYFNEPVNLSPSESYIIAGTSKDSRSKLDGVWSPIDSSPVISKIKNANLREYAWRFKLSYPVNQDALMHASPFIVVTMKRGSIDSFYSRLRSMPKCNVDGHNLNSHENVPHLLGLRYSMELHQNNEFQIDLASLKSFRSRMDTLYGWDETTDLLRNPILLPGTKRIVSIGQGVNELVLEDQLTMLKELDTLDSSKYLRLALSKISKYIGCYEKSTELSGYLGYGTNMHPTICSALKSYDAVTQNLDSSNNSSYADLSNLGISNLPYRILQPHVMFESINLKGNLLSDTSLVDFGLCMLLNLRSVDLSENQFLHLSKVLESLRNLPFLSRIDLSGNPLTREVITGTTHIPLELSEIDISGSPLAEYLVEDAGITDSTTSEPLPCASIIGFKIDKLCTNEHSEGSTVLTDKSTAAANRILLTREAN